A genomic stretch from Aedes albopictus strain Foshan chromosome 2, AalbF5, whole genome shotgun sequence includes:
- the LOC109406809 gene encoding uncharacterized protein LOC109406809, with amino-acid sequence MKALSEVSFSSSQKSAVSRARLQLMRLQEEREFQQQQEERRRIAEEKATQEHRKYLEEKYRLLEEALSEKSSRRSENGSKSCSEASSRMIDWVQKTSQMQQIVPDVSGLSRDRPHTPVDTMEPTQITGRFVQPRIRFEPNAHTGFTSNIETGQQFDLRSAIQSTHTGAATTAAARRPPPRPPQPNHFRQGGMPSNPNGDPLTWSSRPPFNSTTFDGQVLAPPAWSTGVHHRNPQSGIRGLHGLSQEESQDEFQLSRSQVAARQAVPRDLPTFSGNPEEWPIFLSMYNRTTTMCGFNEEENLQNSLKGKAYEAVKSRLMFPGNVSGILSTLKMLFGQPEVIIQSLIEKVSSLPAIREDKLDTLVDFAVHVQNFCATVDACGLQEYMYNITMLHQIVSKLPSSLKLNWAQHRLMEPTANLATFSRWIYSLTEAASIVTFSPPVQHEKLSRNEVHGSKKGNCNDNCCKHCAQNLLASDWLLKYKCSRQPQTFASQSR; translated from the coding sequence ATGAAAGCCTTGTCGGAGGTTTCTTTTTCTTCGTCGCAGAAGTCAGCGGTTAGTCGTGCAAGGCTTCAGCTTATGCGGCTACAGGAGGAAAGAGAATTCCAGCAGCAGCAAGAAGAGCGCCGAAGAATCGCCGAAGAAAAAGCTACACAAGAACATCGAAAGTACCTGGAGGAGAAGTATCGGTTGCTTGAAGAGGCGTTGAGCGAGAAAAGTTCGAGGAGAAGTGAAAACGGATCGAAGAGCTGCAGTGAAGCTTCAAGTCGAATGATCGACTGGGTACAGAAAACCAGCCAGATGCAGCAGATCGTACCAGATGTGAGTGGTCTTAGTAGGGATAGACCACATACCCCCGTTGATACCATGGAGCCAACGCAAATCACTGGGCGGTTCGTACAGCCACGAATTCGTTTCGAACCAAACGCCCATACTGGTTTCACCAGTAATATAGAAACTGGTCAACAATTCGATCTGCGTTCAGCGATTCAGTCGACTCACACAGGAGCAGCAACGACCGCAGCTGCAAGGCGGCCACCGCCTCGGCCACCGCAGCCCAATCACTTCCGTCAGGGAGGAATGCCATCAAATCCTAACGGCGATCCCCTCACCTGGTCATCCAGACCCCCATTCAATTCCACTACATTTGATGGACAGGTTCTGGCTCCACCGGCCTGGTCTACCGGTGTTCACCATCGGAACCCTCAGAGTGGCATCCGAGGCTTGCACGGACTGTCTCAGGAGGAGTCTCAAGATGAATTTCAGCTTTCTCGATCCCAAGTGGCAGCCAGACAAGCAGTACCGAGGGATTTGCCAACGTTTTCCGGTAATCCAGAAGAATGGCCGATATTTCTGTCGATGTACAACCGTACGACCACGATGTGCGGGTTCAACGAGGAGGAGAACCTGCAAAATAGCCTGAAAGGCAAGGCCTACGAAGCGGTAAAGAGTCGGCTGATGTTCCCTGGAAACGTTTCAGGCATTCTGTCGACCCTTAAGATGCTATTCGGGCAACCCGAAGTCATTATTCAATCGCTAATTGAGAAAGTGAGCTCTCTACCAGCCATCAGGGAAGACAAACTGGATACACTGGTTGATTTTGCCGTACACGTGCAGAACTTCTGTGCCACCGTAGACGCGTGTGGACTGCAGGAGTATATGTACAATATCACGATGCTACACCAGATAGTCAGCAAGCTGCCATCGTCGCTCAAGCTCAACTGGGCGCAGCATCGTCTAATGGAACCCACGGCCAACCTGGCGACCTTCAGTAGGTGGATTTATAGCTTGACAGAAGCGGCAAGCATCGTCACCTTCTCGCCGCCGGTGCAGcatgaaaaactttcccgaaatGAGGTTCACGGTTCAAAAAAGGGAAATTGTAACGATAATTGTTGCAAGCACTGTGCGCAAAATCTGCTTGCCTCTGATTGGTTATTAAAATATAAGTGTTCCCGTCAACCACAAACTTTTGCGTCTCAAAGTAGGTAG
- the LOC109408309 gene encoding uncharacterized protein LOC109408309: MWWNTTDDVFTYKVGWNRYDPALLRDERRPTKREVLRVLMTIFDPLGLISHFLSYLKILLQQIWRSGVRWDDEIDNDAYDKWLTWLKVLPRVEHVKIPRCYNSEFLTNEADEVQLHTMVDASENGTAAVCYLRFVHKGAASCSIVAAKCRVAPLKFTSIPRLELEAAVVGARLSHTVQKALSFKIHRKLYWSDSRDVLCWINSDHRRYSPYVGHRISEILETSEMNEWRWVPGKQNPADDATKWNTLPELTPKDRWFKGADFLWCPEEDWPKSPNRQDLTDNELRPSLAAPHVSSEPVLRLDDYSSWERLRKAVAFVHRFADNCRHRCRGTPKATGPLATKELLTAERSLIRLCQLESYPDEIAMLQNPYQNPNRTTSIPKSSSLYQLTPWLDENGILRMRTRIAACNYATDDSKKPIILPQKHQTTRLIVAYYHRKYHHLNHETVVNEIRQKFRIPRLRVCYQQVRKNCQQCKNQQAAPNPPLMADLPPARFAAFSRPFTHVGIDYFGPMEVIIGRRVEKRWVMLATCLTIRAIHLEVVHSLNTSSCLGELRRTCF, encoded by the coding sequence ATGTGGTGGAACACGACCGACGACGTCTTCACCTACAAAGTGGGATGGAACCGATACGATCCGGCTTTGTTAAGAGATGAACGCAGGCCAACGAAACGGGAAGTTCTTCGCGTCTTGATGACCATCTTCGACCCGCTTGGTCTAATTTCCCACTTCTTGTCGTATCTAAAGATTCTGCTACAGCAAATCTGGCGATCCGGCGTACGATGGGATGACGAAATCGACAACGACGCCTACGACAAATGGCTTACTTGGTTGAAAGTGCTCCCACGCGTCGAACATGTGAAGATTCCCCGGTGCTACAACTCCGAGTTCCTTACAAACGAAGCCGACGAAGTTCAGCTGCACACGATGGTGGATGCTAGCGAGAACGGCACGGCCGCAGTTTGCTATCTCCGTTTTGTCCACAAGGGAGCCGCTTCCTGCTCCATAGTCGCAGCCAAATGTCGAGTTGCTCCGCTCAAGTTCACGTCGATACCACGGTTGGAACTCGAAGCGGCTGTAGTTGGCGCCCGACTATCGCATACCGTCCAAAAGGCGCTAAGCTTCAAGATCCATCGGAAGCTGTACTGGTCGGATTCCAGAGACGTCCTCTGCTGGATCAACTCGGACCACCGACGTTACAGTCCATACGTGGGTCACAGGATTAGCGAAATACTAGAAACATCCGAAATGAACGAATGGCGATGGGTGCCGGGCAAGCAAAATCCTGCCGACGACGCCACCAAGTGGAATACTCTACCAGAATTGACGCCCAAAGACAGGTGGTTTAAAGGTGCAGACTTTCTCTGGTGCCCTGAAGAGGACTGGCCGAAGTCGCCCAACCGCCAGGATTTGACTGACAATGAATTACGTCCGTCGCTTGCAGCACCCCACGTTTCTTCGGAACCAGTACTCCGCCTTGATGACTATTCGTCATGGGAGAGACTACGCAAAGCAGTCGCATTTGTTCACCGATTCGCCGATAACTGTCGGCACCGATGTCGAGGAACTCCGAAGGCTACAGGTCCACTTGCAACGAAGGAGCTGCTGACGGCAGAGCGTTCCCTGATTCGACTTTGTCAACTGGAATCCTACCCTGACGAGATAGCGATGCTGCAAAACCCATATCAAAATCCAAATAGAACTACGAGTATACCGAAGTCCAGCTCACTATACCAGCTGACACCCTGGCTGGATGAGAACGGAATTTTGCGCATGCGAACCCGCATAGCTGCATGTAACTACGCCACAGATGATTCCAAGAAACCAATCATCCTTCCGCAAAAACACCAAACCACCCGCCTGATCGTAGCATATTATCACCGCAAATACCATCACCTCAACCACGAGACTGTGGTAAATGAAATTCGACAAAAATTTCGCATTCCCCGCTTGCGCGTGTGCTACCAACAAGTGCGCAAGAATTGCCAGCAATGCAAAAACCAGCAAGCAGCCCCAAATCCACCCCTCATGGCCGATCTTCCACCCGCCCGTTTTGCAGCGTTTTCACGACCGTTCACGCACGTCGGGATCGACTATTTCGGTCCAATGGAGGTCATCATCGGCAGAAGAGTAGAGAAGCGGTGGGTCATGCTCGCCACTTGTTTGACCATCCGAGCGATCCACTTAGAAGTCGTGCACTCCCTCAACACGAGTTCCTGCCTTGGGGAACTCCGACGGACGTGTTTTTAA